In Heyndrickxia vini, the sequence AGGGAAGCATCAAATAGAAAACGCGGTTTTAGCAATAGGAGCAGCAATCTTTTTACAAATTGACGAACCGATGATTCGAGAAGGTTTGCGGAAAGCGTCTTGGCCGGGAAGAATGGAAATAGTAAGTGAACAACCATTTGTTATCTTGGATGGTGCACATAATCCAGAAGGAATCACCTCTTTAATTAACACAATTCAAGAACATTTTCCATACAAAAAAAAGAAAATGATATTTGCGGCCTTACATGATAAAGACTTAACGAACATGATCCAGCCTTTAGCGAAATTAGATGCAGAAGTATATTTTACTGAATTTGATTTTCCTAGAGCGGCATCAGCAGAGGAGTTGTTTTCACTCCGTTTACTCCCACACGCGAAAATAAATAAAAATTGGAAAAAACTATTGGGAGAATTGTCACATGCGTTAGAGGAAAATGAAATGCTCATTGTGTCCGGTTCTTTATATTTTATTAGCAATGTAAAATCGTATTTAAAGGAGTTTCCGCAATTCTAAAAAAACTAGTGATTTAGAAAATTTAATAGGAAAAAAGTAATGACAAGAAAATTTTGGTTTGGTAAAATATTTTAGAAGATTATGACTTATTAACTATAATCAGGGGGATTAAAATGGAACATCGTGCTACTAAAATGAAGCTTCTTTTCATATGTTGGTTACTGTTTGTTCCGACAGGAATTATAGTAGCTTATCAGTTTTACCCTTCTGAGCCAATGGTACCTTATTTAATAGTAGCTTTTCTAGTTTTTGCGGGAATTGTCTCATATTTTCCGATTATTATTAATGAAACTCCTATTTTTTTGACTCAATGGATTACATTAGTTGCTTTTTTATTACATGGATTATTTTATGAAATACTCTTTTTACAATTTTCTATCATCATGTTGATGTTTTCGCTAAAAATAAAAAAAGATGAACTATATCGCTATTTTTTAAATTCAGTTATGTTTTTAATCGTCTCCTTAGTAAGTGGGATTACCTTCTATGCTGTTGGAGGGGAAATTGGGAACAATACATTTTCCGATTTGATCGTACCGCTCATTGTTTATCAAATAGTGAATTTTATCGCGAATCAAATACTTTACCACTGGACCGGGATTTTTTTAGGAAAAAAAGAGCGTTTCTTTGCTAAAAATATGCTGTGGGATTTCTTTACTCTAACCATGGTTTTCCCGCTCGGAGTTGGTCTATATTTCTTGTTTAACAATATAGGATATGTTGCCTTTTTAATCATTGGTATTCCTTTTATTAGTTTCGCCTATGTTTTACGAATGTACAATTCTTCCGAAAGAATCAATGAATATTTACAAAGAGCTGCTGAAATAGGGCATCAATTAACAGAACGTTTACAAGTTAATGAAGTGCTTGATTTATTTATCCAGAAAATATCCCAAGTGCTCCCCGTTGATTATGCCTATATTCTCGATGTAATGAACGATGAACTCGTTCTTTTAAGAGGGGTCGAAAAAGGGGAACAAAACTTAGATATCATGCCAGCAATTAAGAGAAACCAAGGAATAAGTGGTGTTGTATGGGGAACGGGAAAGGCCGTTCTCTATAATGAAAAAACGGAATGGGAAAATGAATCATATGGATATATGCCGGAAGGTGCTGAAAGCATTTTATGTGTCCCCATTTTTAGACGGAAAAAGGTAGAAGGTGTTTTATTTTTAGTATCAACTAAAAAAAAGCAATATGAGAAATTTCAGATTCCAATGATTGATATATTATGTTCGTACTTCATTGTAGCTATTCAAAATGCAAAGCATTATGAAAAAACGAAAATGATGAGTGAGCATTGTCAACTAACGAAATTATATAATTACCGCTATTTCGAGGAACTTCTCTCACATGAATTTGATTTATTATCTAAAGGACAGAGAAATGGACTTTCGTTAATAATGCTTGATATTGATTATTTTAAAAGTGTAAACGATACGTATGGACATCAAAGTGGGAATGAAATTCTTGTCCAAATGGCTAAAAGGATTAAAAGTTTAATAGGTAATCGGGGGACCGTTGCACGCTATGGGGGGGAGGAATTTGTTATACTCCTGCCTGATACGAATAAGCAATCAGCACTTCGATTAGCAGAAATCGTCCGCTTAACAATTGCCAATCGTCCATTTGCAACACAAAATTTTTTAGATATAGGTGTCAAGCATGAAAGCATTTCTATTACAGTTAGTATAGGTGTCGCAACCGCACCACAGGATGCCGATGATTCACTTGCACTTATCAGACATGCGGATCGAGCACTGTATATTGGGGCAAAACGGGCCGGGAAAAATAGAGTAGCAGAATATGTGAAATAAAAATGGTTGATTCAAAAAATCAACCATTTCCTATAGAAATAGTATTAAAGAACTATGTATCATGCTATTATTAAATTACTAATCTACTAATTAAATTAGTAAAAAGAGGAGATAAAGATGCGCACAATATTTAAAAAAATTCACTTGCTATTTTTTGTAGTAGTTATTTCCTTCTGTGCCTCAAATATAAATCCTACACCTACGAATGCATCAACAACAAGTCCTTCAGTAGATTTTTCTGTTCGTCCATCCGCCAATGAATACATAAAGCCAACAGACGGTAATGCAGAAGGCCGTTTAGATATTAGCCTTCTTCCAAAAGGTAAAGCGACAAATGAACAGAGAAAACCCATTGATGTCTTTTTTGTCCATGATACTTCAGGATCAATGAAAGAAACACTGGAAGGTGAAAGAAAAGATACAAGTGCGAAAAATGCATTAAACAAAGCTATCGATTTTTTTAGTCAAAATGCTCAATCAAAAGATGGTTTTTACTTTATTCCATTTGATTCAAAAATAAGCAATAAATGCCAATCTAATTATTGGTATTGTACTTCTAAAACCATTAAAGAAACGACAGGACTCAATAATATTAAAAACATGATTTCTGACTTAGATAAGGTAAGTGGAGGCGGTACAAACTATATACAGCCACTCGAATCCGTAGTTTCAACCAGTATTATGAAAAATGCTGAAACTGGAAGTGGAGATAGAAAAAAATATGTCATATTCTTAACAGATGGGGAACCAACCTCCTTAATTTACAATAGTAATTTATACGAAATATCAACTGCTGATACTTGTATAAAAAATGGTAATTCAAATAGATGTACTGAAATTAATGGAGTAAATGGTCTGAAAAAGCTAATCAAATCAGCCGTACTTGATACATCCGATAACATAGGAAAAAACGATATTACAATGTATAGTATCGCCTTTGCAAAAGAGGGGGATGTAAACTATCAACTTCTTGATACGATGTCTGGAAAAACTGGCGGATTTGCTACCCAAAGTAATTCGAACAGTTTAACTGAATTATTTACAAATATTTCATCACAATTTGATTCACCATCTATAGATGGTGATGTGACAATTGATCTTAAACCATTTAAAGGGACGGTAAAAGTAAAAGATGGTGCGAATGCCTATGTCGATGAAAATAATGTGGCACATGTTAAATTTAATTTTAGTTACCCTATCAATGCAAATCCATCACCGAATGAAATAAATACATCCTTACCACTTGAATTTACGAAAACAGGTGTTTATTCTTTTGAAACTATCAAAATAAACTATAAGGATCTAAACGGGAAAGTAGTCCAAAACATCCATTCTCCCGTTACGATAACAATTAAAGATGATACAGCACCAACTTTTACAAGCAGTGTCGACCTTATCGGTAATGCATTATATTCGCCAGACAGCTTAGTAAAAATAGGTACAAGCGATTCGGAAAGCAATCAATTTTCGGCAAAGTATACAATAACCCCATCAGGCTTAGTCAATAGCTTCGCAAACGGGTCATTAACAGGATTGAAAATTATTCAACCGTTACCGGACGGTATAACATTGGCGAATTCACAATTGACGATCACTAGTGGACAGGATTTCATGTCCAATGCATCTGTTAAAGAAATTATTACTGAAGACAATAAACATAAAATTCAAATTGACATTCCTAAGCCGATTAGTTATTCAAAAGGTAATTTTAATGTGAAGGAATTTTCATTTTCGATAAAATTAAAGGCGATGTGGGCTCTTTCATATACATCTTATCCAATCGCAACTATCCAATATAATGATAGTCGATTTGGATCACAATCTGTTACCACCTCTACATTGTCAAAGAAAATTGGAATGAAGGTTCGCTTGGATACTGATAATACCGATAAATATTATTACGTCGGAGATGCAGTTGGTAAGATTCAAAAAATTAATAAGAACAGCGAAGAGGTTGTAGCCGAAACAGATTTAACGGCCAATTCTTTGCCGAACAAACCGGTTATGGGATTGGAACTACAAAACAATGGCAAAAAAATTGAAATTACTTACTATGATAACTCAAAAGCATATTTATATTTGAAAACGAATTTTGAAATGAAAGAGAATGGAACAGGAAAAATTTTAATCAATGGATCATCGACAGCCGGACCGGTACAATTTTATGTTACAGATTTTGTATTAGGTAAAGATGTGAAATACGAATATCAACTTGAATCAAAAAAGGGTACGACCGATTGGTTAGTGTTTGATCCTAAACAACCTGTACAAATACCAGGAAATTATAGTGGAGAAGTCAAAATAAACGTCCGAACTCTGGGTGGTTTTTCCAGTGATTCAAACGCTGTGACAAAATCAGTTGTTATCACGAAGAACATCCAATCAATTACTGTAACGCCAAACCCAATTGAAGTTGATGTCCTTAAATCGGTGGACTTTACGATTAAAATTGAACCGGAAGATGCATTGAACAAACAATTGCAAATATCAATCGAAAATCCGGAAGGACTTACTGTTGCCGAATTAGTTGACGGTGATAATAATCGCATCCTTGGCGTTCATGAAGGAAGTGCAAAGTTAGTTATTAAAAGTCTTGATGGCTCTAATATTCGGGTAGAGATTCCGATCAACGTAATAAATCCTTATGTCGCGCTGAAAGAATTACATTTTACGAAGGCAAAATACACGATAACACCTGGTTCAATGATTTCGATTTATCCTAAACTAATCTTTAATCCTGAAAATGCAACAAATAAAAAAATCAAAAATATTTTTTCAACAGATGAGGATATAGTTGAAGTTGTTCAAGGGGCAGATGGTGCATGGTATGTTAAAGCGAATAAAATAGGCTATTCCACGATAACGGTCATTTCAGATGATAATCCAGCCATAAAAGATACAGCAGTATTTGAAGTTCATGATAGCACAGATGATAATGGAACTGGAAATGATAATCAATCAATCGACGGTAAATGGTAATAAAGAAAGGAATGATTCCTTTGCTTCATTGAAGCAAGGGAACCATTCCTTTTCTTTCTATCTCACTATTAAGTTATCAGGATATACAGTAATTGTTTCGACTTTTGGCAATGCTTCAATTCGCTTAAGTAATACATCTTTATCATAATCAACGATAAATCGAGAAAACTTCCCTTGTTGAATTGTAGCGTTCATATTTTTGACATTGTCAATCTTCGTAACTTTTCCCCGGACCGAATTGATCTCTAATTGGCTATCTTCAGGATTGGGCGTATTCCCCTTAGCGAATAGCCCGCCTTTTATATAAAATAATGAACCAACACCGTAAAGCTCCGCATTTTGCTCAGTGTAAAAAAATGCTTGTAACGGTTTTATATTCTCTTCTTCTGTTGGAACTCCATTTTTCCCTTTTGTTTCATCATCATTTTGATAATTATTAAATTCGTTCATCCGAGTGATTGTAAGTTTTCCTCCACATAGGAGTATCAGTTCTTTTTCATTATTATCTGCACCAAGTATATTGATGTTTGATATGGTAGCTCGTCCTCTAGCATAAATGACAGAATCGAAAATTGCCTCGTCATCCTCTTTATCATGATCAGTGCTGTCTCCGATAATATTTAAATTCCCGTTTGATAACATATCACCCGTAAGAAGAAGTGAAGAATTGATTGATTTAATTAAAAGATTCCCCGAAGCGTATATATTTCCGGTTATTCTCGAGTTTTTTTCACTTTTAACTGAAATGTTATCACCTGAAATAAGATCTCTCGCAATTTCTAACGCACCGGAATTATCAATTTCGAGCTTATCTCCAATTAATAAATCCTCTGAAAAAGTAGCGGAACCGTAGTTTTTAAAACTGAATGAATTACCGGCTATTATTCTGTTATCAGCTTCGAATGAACCCGAATTAGTCATTAGTTGCTGCCCGCTAGACATAATATCTCCAGAGATCTTAAGCTGCATCGCATTATCTATAATAATATTGCTATTGGACTTAATGCCGCCGTTGATTGTTATATTCCCCTTAGAACCAATCAAATAAATATTTCCGCTAGCATGGATATTATTAAAGGTCATTTTTTTATTCGCTAAAACAAATAAATCACCATTTACTGTTAAGTCATTAATCGTAACATCCTTATTAGTATTTGATATAACAAGATTTTCTGAAAATTCCTTTGGCTCTGCCATGTCCTTATCAATTAACTTTAAATGATAAGGTGGGGGATTATCTTCAGAGTAGCTTTCATCTTTCATACTAGGATTAGTCATTGATAATCCAAATGTATGGATAATTTGATTCTTTATAGTTGAAAGTTCATCCCCGTTTGGAGTAATAAGTCTTTTACCATTCCCTTTAAGAATGGCTTCCTCTTGTGTTTGATAGGCGTCATTAAAATCGATATCAGCAAATTGGCTATCATTCTTCAATTCTGGAACATTTCCGTTATAAAAATTTTCTTTGACCAGTCTTTTTAAAAATCTCGTTGAATTCGAATAAATATCACCTTTTATATCAGGTAGTGGGGTCGGTGCTGATAATTGATAATTTTCCGAATTGGATAACTGGTAATACGCATTTTTATCAATCATTAAATCATTTGCATATAGATTGCCGATGATAGTAGGTGAGCCATTTAAAACCAATTTTCCTCTCGTACCGACTACATATTTCAAAAAACTAGGATTTGGAGAGAGAATGATTCTTTTTGTAATCGTTCGTGTGATGTAACCTTTTGCCTTATCGGGTGTTTCTACTTTAGCGATTAAATAAATAACTCTAGTTAATGTCGTTTTTTCATCGATATTGAAAGTCGATAAATTCTTTGTGTTTTCGATACAGGAAGGATGATCATTTAATAAATAAGATGACGTTTTTCCGGTAACATTTAAAACATTTATACAAGATAACGATTTATCTTTATGTTTTTCTACTATGCCAGAAAGCAGCTTACCTAATTGACTAGTAAATAATTGTGGATTAAGTTGATCGATTTTGAATGTTTGGTTACTCGATAATTCTAGTGATAGGTTTGCGACTATATCATCAATAATTTTAATGCCGTCGTATGTAATCGTTACATCAGTTTCTCTTACACTTGTCCGTTTTGCACCATTAATCGTGGCGGCTACAATTGATAAACTAATTGTCATAATAACGATTGTAACAATCATGACATTGATTAATGTGTTTCCTTTTTGATTTACCATGCACGTTCCACCTCCTCTTATTTAAAAACCGAATTCACTTGTCAAATGAAGTACCTTATTATGTTTATCATCTTTAACTTGCAAATGAAGCTCAATAGTCCCATTGGTTTCGCAATTTTGTACATTATTATCATTTTTACAATGAATTGAGAACGTAGAACCCTCAAAATTGGAGCTGGTTTCTAGTAATTGATCGTTAATTTGAATGCCTGTAAGTGATTGGCCATTTTTTTCAAAGTTTACTAATTTAATTGTTGAAGTGATGACATCTTCATTATGTTCGTATGATTTCTGATCGAAATCATAAAAGTTAGTATTATTTTGTTTAGTAAGTGTGGTTTCTTTCGTTTCTTTAATATCGATACAGTTTTTTGTGGAACTGCCACATGAGTCCACGACATCAAAGGGCGTAGAGTAGAAGGTATTAAGAATCATAGATGTTACATAATCGGCATCATCGCGTAACTGGCCTTCAATATTTATTTTTTCATATAATTTATAACCGGTAATGAAGGCACTATATATAACGGGCAAGAAAATGGCTGAGATAGCGACAGTTACCAACAGTTCAATTAAAGTTACCCCACGTTTATCGAAGCTCTTCGCTTTTAACGGTTCCTTCAACGCTTGTCTGATATTCTTTATCATTGACTGCCCACCTCACTTCAACCTTTATTGGAATATAGTAATTACATGTGCTTTTTTTATTTTTGTTAGACTCGCTTTGATTGGGTGTTTTGCTATTTCCATTATAACAATCATCCATATTATCAGTTGAAACGAGGACCTCATAAGGAACATTATTTATCTTAATCGGTTCACAGCCCGCATTAATCTTTTCGTTTTTATACTCATACTGATTATTACAAATTTTTAAATGCAAAGAATGGTCACTTGATGATGCTTCTCCGTCGTTTATTTTTAAAAAATCATCCTTAAGTACTAGGAAATTTTGTTTCTCCATAAACATTAATGCATTTCGTGCTACGTTTACCGCCACTGTCTTTTTTTGGTTCGCATTTGTAAAGGTTCCAGCCTGTAGGAAAAAATGCATAAAAGTTAGCAAAATTATTCCTAATATTGTAATAGATAGTAAGACTTCAATTAATGTTATTCCTTCTTGATGTTGAAGTTTTTTTATAGGATTCATCGCATCACCTTCTTTTAAATTACTCGACTTTATTATACAATATATTTAATCAAAATCCGTCTTTATCCGACAATTTCTAGGATAATAGTCTTAGGAAGGGAGTTAATTAATGATTTCAATGATTATGTCCGTAATCGGGCTTATCATTCTGATACCTCTTATCTATTTCTTACCAATTGGTATACAGAAAAATGTGAAATGGATCATTGTTGTTTTTGCTGTTTTTTTAGTAGGAATAGGAAGCCTAGCATTAAATGTTATGGAGATATGGAAAATTGCACTTATTTTACTTTTATTAAGTTTAATGTTTGCTTACTTACTTGAAAAAAAGTTAGCGCATCATGTAGTAGAAGCGAATGATTTCGAAACTGACGAGGATGCATTTACAAATCAACTGCTTCACGAGGATGAAAGACCAGACGATACGTCTAGTGAGGAACTACCTATTGCAGATTATTCATTAGAAAAAGAAGAAAAAACGAGTTCATTAATAGAAACTACTGAATCAATGGTAGAAGAAGTAAGTGATGGGAAATATGAAGACGAGGAACCGGCCGAAATCGTTTTAAGTGATATAGAAAAATTGATCATGGAAGTAGAGGAAACAGATCATTACATAGAAGATCAAGATACTTTTGTAATGGAGGCAGCGGCTACCGTAGAATCCGATTTAGAGGAAATTACGCTTGATAGTGAATATGAAGTAGAGGATTCGCAAGATATTATAGAGACTGAAGAGATTGTTTCGACTAATCCGATTGATATCGCACATGAAATTGAAGAAATAGATTCAAGTGTTAGTGTTTACGATGAAATAGATGATAATCAAATGGTTGAAGAAAACAATCTTTTAAACGAACCACTAACAGAATTAACTGACATCGATGTTGAGTTACCCTTTAGCGAGGAAGTTGAAGAGGTAATTGTCGATCAACATCCCTCAAAAGAAGTAACTTTATTGCAGAAACAAGTAATATCATCCATGTTACAAGAACTTTTATTATTGAAAAATCAGTTGGGTAGCGGTCATTATGAAGAACGCATCATTCAACATCTTGACTCAAGTTTACCAGATGAAGATTACTATTCGTTTGCACATGTATTAATTGAACATTACATTTCCAATGGTGAATTTAAAAAGTTAGAACATTTTCTATTGGAGTTAGAAGATCGATTTAATCGGTACCCAGGTATTATGAAAGAATTAAACTATTTAACATCACTTGTAAATAATAAAAAAAGATAGGTGTGGGGATAAATGAAAAAAAGTATTGAAATAAAAAATTTACCAATCATTAGCATTGCCAATGGAATAGAAATTGGAAAAGTGAAAGATTTAGTCATTGATCCAGAGCAAAGTTCGGTTGATTTTTTGACGGTTGAACAGGAAAATTGGCAGGTAAGTGTAAAAGCGATTCCTTTTCGCAAAATTATCGGAATCGGTGAATATGCTGTAACGGTTGAAAATGAAAATGCGGTTATTGATTTAAATGAAATTCCTATTGCTAATCAGTTAGTGAATCGTAAAATAAAGATTATCGATACACGCTTAATGACAAGAAAAGGTCAGTTAGTTGGACAGGCAATTGAATTTTTTGTGAATGATGAAACAGGTCAAATTATTGGCGTGGAAATAAATTGGCAAGATCGAAAAGTTGTCCTTTCTTCCGAGTTCATCATCACTTTAGGAAAAGACATCATTGTTGTAACCGAAGAGGCAGTGGACCATTTTGTCGAATCAATAACAGAGTTATTAGAAGAAACCCCTATAGAAGAAGTAATTGAAGAAGCAGTTGTCGAAAATGAGGAAATCGTTGCTTTAAATCAGAAACAGACGGAAATGCTGTTAGGAAAAAGGGTAGCTGAAAATATCGTTGATTTATCAGGCAAGCAAATCATTGAGGCTGGTACGATTCTAACAGATGCTGACATTGCAAAGGCTAAAGAGGCCGGTCCTAACGTTTTTGTTAAATTAACAATGAGTATTGAATAAGTGCCGATAGAGGGGAGCGTCGAATGTGAATTATAAACGATTTTTGATCATTTTCACCACATTAATTGTATGTACGGTTTATTTATTTGCTTTTTCACATTTTGGCGCACTTGCTTACAATACCTTTTTGAATCCAACGAAATCCTTTTTAAAAGGCACCACGATTGGACCAATAAATATGGAAGGTAAGACTGCTCAAGAAGCTAAGGAATTATTAACAAGCGAGATTCAACAATGGAATGATCAGCTAAATATTACAGAAGAGTATATGGAAAAAAAAGAATCTATTCAATCATCATTTATTCTATTTGATATTAATGAGACGATCAATCGCGCAGAATCCGGAGAAAAGAACCAAATTATTGTTAGAATACCAGAAGCAAAACTTAAATCTGTTATATTGGAAGCATTTCCGGAACTTGATGAGGATTCGATTGATTTTACAAGTATTCGTCGTTATTTATCTGAACAAGCAGCAACACTTACATCTACTGATGTGAATATATCCATTGAAAACTTCATAGCTGGAGAAGCAAATAATCAAGCAGTAGTTGCAGAGTCACTTCGAAATGATACTTCCCTTACAAAGGGGTTAAAAGCATTTTGTAAACAAATTTCAACGATTGAAATTAAGAATAATACACAGTTTTCTCTTAATGATTTTTTGAAAAAGAATCAACTGAAACTTTCAAATAAGGATGTAAATATTATTTCCTCCTTATTATATGAATTAGTGTTACAAACGAATTTTCCTATCATTGAAAAAAACCAAAGTAGTAATTTACCAGATTATATCCATCTTGGTTACGAAGCTAAAGTCGATTCAGCTTTGAATCAAGATTTTATCTTTGCAAATCCCAATAAAACCACATATACATTGACATTTCAACAAATTGATAATGGGCTATACGTAGATATGAAAGGGATCCCTTTTGCCTATAAATATAATGCTGTTGTAAAAGATAAAAAAACCTTTTCACCAAAAACAATTGAGCAATACAGCGCATTATTGCCTGAAGGAACTGTAAATGTGAAAGAGATCGGTAAAAACGGTGTACTTGTGAAAATGATTCGTGAAGTACATAACCAAGCTGGAGAATTAATTAGTAGTGAAATGATTAGTGAGGATTTCTACCCACCACATCCAAGAATAGAGATTCATAGTTTACAAGCTGCTAAAAAAGATGAGACACCGGAAGATACCGCAACAATTGATGATAAAATAGACTCAACTATTGATAGCTCAGATGAATCAATTGATACAAATAATGAAGAATCTTCATCAACTTCGCCTACGAATTTAGAAGATGGCAAATCGAGTGAGACAAGTGATAAGTCAGCAAAGGATACGAAAAAAACCGATGAAATTGAAAAATCTAGCAAAAGTAGTGATGTAAAATGAAAACCGTGAAAAAACGTCTTGGTGATTTATTAGTAGAAACAGAAATGATTACCGAACAGCAATTGCAAATTGCTTTAAAAGAAAAAGGGCCAAATCAAAAACTTGGTGAGGTTTTTATTGAACGGGGCTATATTACTGAGCAACAACTTATTGAGGTGCTTGAATTTCAATTAGGCATTCCACATGTTAGCTTATTTCGATATCCATTTGATCCAAAGTTGTTCTCACTTATTTCCAAAGAGGCGGCGAAGCGAAATCTAATCATTCCATTAAGAAAAGATGCAGATAAATTATTTGTCGCGATGGCAGATCCGATGGACTTTTATGTAATCGAAGATTTACGGCTGGCAACTGGTTTTCAAATTGAGACGGCCATTGCGACAAAAGACGATATATTGCGGTCTATAAACAAATACTACAATTCCGAAGATGGGTTTGAATATATTGATGAGTTAGCTGAAAATGAGCCGGTTCAACAAGAAACAATTACTGATCAGGATTCCCCAATTGTTCGTATCGTCAATCAAATATTATCAAATGCAATTGTCCAAAAGGCCAGTGATATTCATATTGATCCGCAAGAAACAAAAATTACGGTTAGGTATCGTGTCGATGGAATATTACGTACAG encodes:
- a CDS encoding sensor domain-containing diguanylate cyclase gives rise to the protein MEHRATKMKLLFICWLLFVPTGIIVAYQFYPSEPMVPYLIVAFLVFAGIVSYFPIIINETPIFLTQWITLVAFLLHGLFYEILFLQFSIIMLMFSLKIKKDELYRYFLNSVMFLIVSLVSGITFYAVGGEIGNNTFSDLIVPLIVYQIVNFIANQILYHWTGIFLGKKERFFAKNMLWDFFTLTMVFPLGVGLYFLFNNIGYVAFLIIGIPFISFAYVLRMYNSSERINEYLQRAAEIGHQLTERLQVNEVLDLFIQKISQVLPVDYAYILDVMNDELVLLRGVEKGEQNLDIMPAIKRNQGISGVVWGTGKAVLYNEKTEWENESYGYMPEGAESILCVPIFRRKKVEGVLFLVSTKKKQYEKFQIPMIDILCSYFIVAIQNAKHYEKTKMMSEHCQLTKLYNYRYFEELLSHEFDLLSKGQRNGLSLIMLDIDYFKSVNDTYGHQSGNEILVQMAKRIKSLIGNRGTVARYGGEEFVILLPDTNKQSALRLAEIVRLTIANRPFATQNFLDIGVKHESISITVSIGVATAPQDADDSLALIRHADRALYIGAKRAGKNRVAEYVK
- a CDS encoding VWA domain-containing protein, which encodes MRTIFKKIHLLFFVVVISFCASNINPTPTNASTTSPSVDFSVRPSANEYIKPTDGNAEGRLDISLLPKGKATNEQRKPIDVFFVHDTSGSMKETLEGERKDTSAKNALNKAIDFFSQNAQSKDGFYFIPFDSKISNKCQSNYWYCTSKTIKETTGLNNIKNMISDLDKVSGGGTNYIQPLESVVSTSIMKNAETGSGDRKKYVIFLTDGEPTSLIYNSNLYEISTADTCIKNGNSNRCTEINGVNGLKKLIKSAVLDTSDNIGKNDITMYSIAFAKEGDVNYQLLDTMSGKTGGFATQSNSNSLTELFTNISSQFDSPSIDGDVTIDLKPFKGTVKVKDGANAYVDENNVAHVKFNFSYPINANPSPNEINTSLPLEFTKTGVYSFETIKINYKDLNGKVVQNIHSPVTITIKDDTAPTFTSSVDLIGNALYSPDSLVKIGTSDSESNQFSAKYTITPSGLVNSFANGSLTGLKIIQPLPDGITLANSQLTITSGQDFMSNASVKEIITEDNKHKIQIDIPKPISYSKGNFNVKEFSFSIKLKAMWALSYTSYPIATIQYNDSRFGSQSVTTSTLSKKIGMKVRLDTDNTDKYYYVGDAVGKIQKINKNSEEVVAETDLTANSLPNKPVMGLELQNNGKKIEITYYDNSKAYLYLKTNFEMKENGTGKILINGSSTAGPVQFYVTDFVLGKDVKYEYQLESKKGTTDWLVFDPKQPVQIPGNYSGEVKINVRTLGGFSSDSNAVTKSVVITKNIQSITVTPNPIEVDVLKSVDFTIKIEPEDALNKQLQISIENPEGLTVAELVDGDNNRILGVHEGSAKLVIKSLDGSNIRVEIPINVINPYVALKELHFTKAKYTITPGSMISIYPKLIFNPENATNKKIKNIFSTDEDIVEVVQGADGAWYVKANKIGYSTITVISDDNPAIKDTAVFEVHDSTDDNGTGNDNQSIDGKW
- a CDS encoding PilW family protein; the protein is MIKNIRQALKEPLKAKSFDKRGVTLIELLVTVAISAIFLPVIYSAFITGYKLYEKINIEGQLRDDADYVTSMILNTFYSTPFDVVDSCGSSTKNCIDIKETKETTLTKQNNTNFYDFDQKSYEHNEDVITSTIKLVNFEKNGQSLTGIQINDQLLETSSNFEGSTFSIHCKNDNNVQNCETNGTIELHLQVKDDKHNKVLHLTSEFGF
- a CDS encoding type IV pilus modification PilV family protein; translation: MNPIKKLQHQEGITLIEVLLSITILGIILLTFMHFFLQAGTFTNANQKKTVAVNVARNALMFMEKQNFLVLKDDFLKINDGEASSSDHSLHLKICNNQYEYKNEKINAGCEPIKINNVPYEVLVSTDNMDDCYNGNSKTPNQSESNKNKKSTCNYYIPIKVEVRWAVNDKEYQTSVEGTVKSEELR
- a CDS encoding PRC-barrel domain-containing protein; protein product: MKKSIEIKNLPIISIANGIEIGKVKDLVIDPEQSSVDFLTVEQENWQVSVKAIPFRKIIGIGEYAVTVENENAVIDLNEIPIANQLVNRKIKIIDTRLMTRKGQLVGQAIEFFVNDETGQIIGVEINWQDRKVVLSSEFIITLGKDIIVVTEEAVDHFVESITELLEETPIEEVIEEAVVENEEIVALNQKQTEMLLGKRVAENIVDLSGKQIIEAGTILTDADIAKAKEAGPNVFVKLTMSIE
- a CDS encoding VanW family protein, translated to MNYKRFLIIFTTLIVCTVYLFAFSHFGALAYNTFLNPTKSFLKGTTIGPINMEGKTAQEAKELLTSEIQQWNDQLNITEEYMEKKESIQSSFILFDINETINRAESGEKNQIIVRIPEAKLKSVILEAFPELDEDSIDFTSIRRYLSEQAATLTSTDVNISIENFIAGEANNQAVVAESLRNDTSLTKGLKAFCKQISTIEIKNNTQFSLNDFLKKNQLKLSNKDVNIISSLLYELVLQTNFPIIEKNQSSNLPDYIHLGYEAKVDSALNQDFIFANPNKTTYTLTFQQIDNGLYVDMKGIPFAYKYNAVVKDKKTFSPKTIEQYSALLPEGTVNVKEIGKNGVLVKMIREVHNQAGELISSEMISEDFYPPHPRIEIHSLQAAKKDETPEDTATIDDKIDSTIDSSDESIDTNNEESSSTSPTNLEDGKSSETSDKSAKDTKKTDEIEKSSKSSDVK